The following proteins are encoded in a genomic region of Burkholderia diffusa:
- a CDS encoding UxaA family hydrolase, with protein MNQPTVVILHRDDNVAVALDALEPGGSIDVNGTPLRAAAAVPAGHKIATAAIARGAAIVKCGQSIGIALRDIVAGEHVHVHNVGMPERHALDDGPAGSVHDAPPDRLDTFDGFVRPDGSVGTRNYIGVIASVNCSASVCHAIADAYRHGALDAFGHVDGVVAITHQSGCGMSATGDGIELLRRTLVGYARNPNFAGVLFVGLGCEVNQVRTLAAKLGASASGTVRTLVIQDESGVRESVARGVSIVRELLEAAEGARRSAVPASRLTVGLQCGGSDGYSGITANPVLGAAVDLLVRNGGTAILSETPEIYGAEHLLVARAASRDVAGRLLGRLQWWERYVADNGGEMNNNPSPGNIAGGITTILEKSLGAVSKGGRSALRAVYDYAEPVRQSGLVFMDTPGYDPVSATGQIAGGANLVCFTTGRGSVFGSKPVPTIKIATTTGLFERMRSDMDFDSGGILAGSLTVDEAGALLFRLMLDVASGRTSRSEENGIGEREFVPWQRGAIM; from the coding sequence GTGAATCAACCGACAGTCGTCATCCTTCACCGCGACGACAACGTCGCGGTCGCGCTCGACGCGCTTGAACCGGGCGGGTCGATCGACGTGAATGGCACGCCGCTGCGCGCCGCGGCGGCGGTGCCGGCCGGCCACAAGATCGCCACGGCCGCGATTGCACGCGGGGCGGCGATCGTCAAATGCGGGCAGTCGATCGGCATCGCGCTGCGCGACATCGTTGCCGGCGAGCACGTGCACGTGCACAACGTCGGGATGCCCGAGCGGCATGCGCTCGACGACGGGCCTGCCGGTTCGGTGCACGACGCACCGCCGGATCGGCTCGATACCTTCGACGGATTCGTGCGGCCCGACGGCAGTGTGGGAACGCGCAACTACATTGGCGTGATCGCGAGCGTCAACTGTTCGGCGAGCGTGTGTCATGCCATCGCCGATGCGTACCGGCATGGCGCACTCGATGCGTTCGGCCATGTCGACGGCGTCGTCGCGATCACTCATCAGAGCGGATGCGGGATGTCGGCCACGGGGGACGGGATCGAGCTGCTGCGGCGCACGCTCGTCGGGTACGCACGCAACCCGAATTTCGCCGGCGTGCTGTTCGTCGGCCTCGGGTGCGAAGTCAATCAGGTGCGGACGCTCGCGGCGAAGTTGGGCGCATCCGCGTCGGGCACCGTTCGCACGCTGGTCATTCAGGACGAGAGCGGTGTGCGCGAATCCGTCGCGCGCGGTGTGTCGATTGTCCGCGAGCTGCTGGAGGCGGCCGAAGGCGCGCGGCGCAGCGCCGTGCCGGCGTCGCGGCTGACGGTCGGCCTGCAATGCGGCGGCTCCGACGGCTACTCGGGGATCACGGCGAATCCCGTGCTGGGCGCGGCGGTCGATCTGCTGGTACGCAACGGCGGCACGGCGATTCTGTCCGAGACGCCCGAGATCTACGGTGCGGAGCATCTGCTGGTCGCTCGCGCGGCCTCACGAGACGTGGCCGGGCGGTTGCTCGGCAGGCTGCAATGGTGGGAGCGCTATGTCGCCGACAACGGCGGTGAAATGAACAACAACCCGTCACCCGGCAATATCGCCGGCGGTATCACGACGATTCTCGAGAAGTCGCTCGGCGCGGTGTCGAAGGGCGGCCGATCGGCGCTTCGCGCGGTCTACGACTATGCCGAACCGGTGCGGCAGTCAGGCCTCGTGTTCATGGATACGCCCGGTTACGACCCGGTGTCGGCCACCGGACAGATCGCCGGCGGCGCGAACCTCGTGTGCTTCACCACGGGACGCGGCTCGGTGTTCGGCTCGAAGCCGGTGCCCACGATCAAGATCGCGACGACGACCGGCTTGTTCGAGCGGATGCGATCGGACATGGACTTCGACAGCGGCGGCATCCTCGCCGGTTCGCTGACCGTCGACGAAGCGGGCGCGCTGCTGTTTCGGCTGATGCTCGACGTCGCGTCCGGACGAACATCCCGAAGCGAGGAGAACGGCATCGGCGAGCGCGAGTTCGTGCCGTGGCAGCGCGGCGCGATCATGTGA
- a CDS encoding aldo/keto reductase produces MNANDTRILPRSGLTVSVLGLGCSQLGGLYRSMSAADAAALVDAAWAAGLRYFDTAPYYGYTLSERRAGTGLAPRERGAFTLSTKVGRLMRADPSVRPGDDGWAEPLPFRPVYDYSYDGIMRSHEDSRQRLGLARIDMLYVHDIGAMTHGDRHAYYWEQLTRGGGFRALDALRSSGEIVAFGLGVNEWEVAADALNETALDAVLLAGRYTLLEQMALEPLLDVCAREGTAIVIGGVFNSGLLVGNGKFNYADASADVIDKAARLGALCNRFDVPLPAAALQFPFGHPAVVSCVIGARSVAQLKQNIEWFERPLPAGLWAELRDEGLIDAHAPVPGARA; encoded by the coding sequence ATGAACGCAAACGATACGCGCATCTTGCCGCGCAGCGGGTTGACGGTGTCCGTGCTCGGCCTCGGCTGCTCGCAGCTCGGCGGCCTTTATCGGTCGATGTCGGCCGCCGACGCGGCCGCGCTTGTCGATGCCGCGTGGGCGGCCGGCCTCCGCTACTTCGATACTGCTCCGTATTACGGCTACACGCTGTCGGAGCGGCGCGCGGGAACGGGGCTCGCCCCGCGAGAGCGCGGTGCCTTCACGCTCAGCACGAAGGTTGGGCGGCTGATGCGCGCCGACCCGAGCGTGCGACCGGGCGACGACGGCTGGGCCGAGCCGCTGCCGTTCAGGCCGGTCTACGACTACAGCTACGACGGCATCATGCGCTCGCACGAGGACAGCCGGCAACGGCTCGGGCTCGCGCGGATCGACATGCTGTACGTGCACGACATCGGCGCGATGACGCACGGCGATCGTCACGCGTACTACTGGGAACAGTTGACTCGTGGCGGCGGGTTTCGTGCGCTGGATGCGCTGCGTTCCAGCGGCGAGATCGTCGCGTTCGGTCTCGGCGTGAACGAATGGGAAGTCGCCGCCGATGCGCTGAACGAAACGGCACTCGACGCGGTGCTGCTGGCCGGCCGCTACACGTTGCTCGAACAGATGGCGCTCGAGCCGCTGCTCGACGTGTGCGCCCGTGAAGGGACGGCTATCGTGATCGGCGGCGTGTTCAACTCCGGCCTGCTCGTCGGCAACGGCAAGTTCAACTATGCGGACGCGAGCGCCGACGTGATCGACAAGGCGGCTCGGCTCGGTGCGCTGTGCAACCGCTTCGACGTGCCGCTTCCGGCCGCTGCATTGCAGTTTCCATTCGGCCATCCGGCCGTCGTGTCGTGCGTGATCGGCGCGCGCAGCGTGGCCCAGCTGAAGCAGAACATCGAATGGTTCGAGCGCCCGTTGCCTGCCGGACTGTGGGCTGAACTGCGCGATGAAGGTCTGATCGACGCGCACGCGCCAGTTCCGGGAGCACGCGCATGA
- a CDS encoding D-mannonate oxidoreductase yields MTPPILQFGTSRFLLAHVDLFVSQALDEGSAMGGIGIVQTTGNPASRARIDALRANGRYPVRIRGRDRGVIVDEVVECRAVQRAWDAETDWAEIRRAVIETVRVIVSNTGDAGYRADPRDAAELLAETAQAPHGFPAKLLVLLYARWQARPDDGVSILPCELIANNGDTLRDIVLDLAHGWRMPDSFADYLRERCIWVNSLVDRIVSEPINPVGAVAEPYALWAIERRAGIALPCRHAQIVVTDDLRSHERLKLFFLNLGHSWLAEQWLSAGRPDSETVRDAMNDTRLRDGLEAVWRDEVAPVFAALGLRETAERYVDSVRERFLNPYLAHRLADIAINHREKVARRIEPLLALADSLAVPAEQPCLRHIAARHGSAADATTGRIAS; encoded by the coding sequence ATGACGCCACCGATCCTCCAGTTCGGCACGAGCCGCTTCCTGCTGGCGCACGTCGACCTGTTCGTGTCGCAGGCACTCGACGAGGGCAGTGCGATGGGCGGCATCGGGATCGTCCAGACCACCGGCAATCCGGCCAGTCGCGCCCGGATCGACGCGCTCCGGGCAAACGGCCGCTATCCGGTGCGCATCCGGGGGCGCGACCGCGGCGTCATCGTGGACGAAGTCGTCGAATGCCGCGCCGTGCAGCGCGCGTGGGATGCCGAAACCGACTGGGCCGAGATTCGCCGCGCCGTGATCGAGACGGTGCGCGTCATCGTGTCGAACACCGGCGACGCGGGCTATCGTGCGGACCCGCGCGACGCCGCGGAGCTGCTCGCCGAAACGGCGCAGGCACCGCACGGTTTTCCGGCGAAGCTGCTCGTGCTGCTGTACGCACGCTGGCAGGCGCGGCCCGACGATGGCGTGTCCATTCTGCCGTGCGAGCTGATCGCGAACAACGGCGACACGCTGCGCGATATCGTGCTGGACCTGGCGCACGGGTGGCGGATGCCCGACTCGTTCGCCGACTATCTGCGCGAGCGTTGCATCTGGGTCAACTCGCTCGTCGATCGCATCGTTTCCGAGCCGATCAATCCGGTCGGCGCGGTTGCGGAGCCCTACGCACTATGGGCGATCGAACGCCGCGCAGGCATCGCGCTGCCTTGCCGGCACGCGCAGATCGTCGTGACCGACGATCTGCGCAGTCACGAGCGGCTGAAGCTGTTTTTTCTCAACCTCGGGCACAGCTGGCTCGCTGAACAGTGGCTGTCGGCAGGGCGGCCCGATTCGGAAACGGTGCGGGACGCGATGAACGACACGCGGCTGCGCGACGGTCTCGAAGCGGTGTGGCGCGATGAAGTCGCACCGGTCTTCGCGGCGCTCGGTTTGCGCGAAACGGCCGAGCGCTATGTCGACAGCGTGCGCGAGCGCTTTCTCAATCCGTATCTTGCACATCGTCTGGCCGACATCGCGATCAACCATCGAGAGAAGGTCGCGCGGCGGATCGAGCCGCTGCTCGCACTCGCGGATTCGCTGGCGGTGCCGGCCGAACAACCGTGCTTACGGCACATCGCTGCCCGCCATGGCAGCGCGGCCGACGCAACGACAGGGAGAATCGCATCGTGA
- a CDS encoding zinc-binding alcohol dehydrogenase family protein, with the protein MLSVICESPGVLRVQQRELPARGSGEVLLRVQRVGICGTDLHIFTGNQPYLEYPRVMGHELSAIVVEAEPESRLGPGDAVYVMPYLSCGHCIACRHGNTNCCVNIKVLGVHRDGALAEYLSVPAQFVHKADGISLDQAAMLEFLAIGAHAVRRADVRAGQRALIVGAGPIGMAAMIFARLRGADVTCLDTRADRLAFCRQHLTVDATVEVGADDAARLAELTNGEYFDAVFDATGNLDAMNRGFEFVAHGGKYTLISIVRGHVAFSDPEFHKRETTLLASRNATAEDFETVLDAMRAARIPDRALNTHRMRLEDVPDAFPRLLEAGQTVVKALVEC; encoded by the coding sequence ATGCTCAGCGTGATTTGCGAATCCCCTGGCGTGCTGCGTGTGCAGCAGCGCGAGCTGCCCGCCCGCGGCAGCGGCGAAGTGCTGTTGCGCGTGCAACGCGTCGGTATTTGCGGCACCGACCTGCACATCTTCACCGGCAACCAGCCGTACCTCGAATATCCGCGCGTGATGGGTCACGAGCTTTCCGCGATCGTTGTCGAGGCCGAGCCGGAGTCGCGGCTCGGCCCGGGCGACGCGGTGTATGTGATGCCGTATCTGTCGTGCGGACACTGCATCGCATGTCGTCACGGCAACACGAACTGCTGCGTCAACATCAAGGTGCTCGGCGTGCATCGCGACGGTGCGCTCGCCGAATACCTGAGCGTGCCCGCGCAGTTCGTCCACAAGGCCGACGGCATTTCGCTCGACCAGGCGGCGATGCTGGAATTCCTCGCGATCGGCGCGCACGCGGTGCGGCGTGCGGACGTCCGCGCCGGGCAGCGTGCGCTGATTGTCGGCGCCGGGCCGATCGGCATGGCCGCGATGATCTTCGCGCGGCTGCGCGGCGCCGACGTCACGTGCCTCGACACGCGTGCGGATCGCCTGGCGTTCTGCCGGCAGCATCTGACGGTCGATGCGACGGTGGAGGTGGGAGCGGACGACGCGGCGCGTCTCGCGGAGTTGACGAACGGCGAGTATTTCGATGCGGTGTTCGATGCGACGGGAAACCTCGATGCGATGAATCGCGGCTTCGAGTTCGTCGCGCACGGCGGCAAATACACGTTGATCTCGATCGTGCGCGGGCACGTCGCCTTTTCGGATCCTGAGTTCCACAAACGGGAGACGACGTTGCTCGCGAGCCGCAATGCCACGGCCGAAGATTTCGAGACGGTGCTCGACGCGATGCGCGCGGCGCGCATTCCGGACCGCGCGCTGAACACGCACAGGATGCGGCTCGAGGATGTGCCCGATGCATTTCCGCGTCTGCTGGAGGCGGGACAGACCGTCGTGAAGGCACTCGTCGAATGCTGA
- the thrS gene encoding threonine--tRNA ligase, with translation MDDFDHRVLGNKLDLFHQQDESPGAIFWHPRGMVLYRVVEEYIRVRMRQAGFAEVRTPQIVSRSLWEESGHWEKFGRNMFSLENDGNPYCLKPMSCPCHVQIFKKGSRSYRDLPLRYSEFGMVHRAEPSGALHGLMRARAFTQDDAHVLCMPDQVEVEVARFCILLKAIYADFGFAEFDVALSTRPAVRAGDDAVWDRAEAMLASAARAAGLDFEIQSGEGAFYGPKLEFHLLDRQGRKWQCGTIQLDFVLPERLGAAYVGEDGAKVTPVMLHHAVLGSLERFIGILLEHYQGWLPTWLAPDQVVVANIGQEERAFADDTAFAFEDIGCRVLRDFRAERLPRKIFDARELAAPIVAVAGRREALAGEVSLRMRDGEQHVLTINDALAYLKQHARVPSATRVF, from the coding sequence ATGGACGATTTCGACCACCGGGTACTCGGCAACAAACTCGACCTGTTTCATCAGCAGGATGAAAGTCCGGGTGCCATCTTCTGGCATCCGCGCGGCATGGTTCTTTATCGGGTCGTCGAGGAATATATCCGCGTCCGGATGCGACAGGCCGGCTTTGCGGAAGTGCGGACTCCTCAAATCGTCTCCCGCAGTCTTTGGGAGGAGAGCGGCCACTGGGAGAAGTTCGGGCGAAACATGTTTTCGCTCGAGAACGACGGCAATCCGTACTGCCTCAAACCAATGAGTTGCCCGTGTCATGTGCAGATCTTCAAGAAAGGCTCGCGCTCGTACCGTGATCTCCCGCTGCGATATTCGGAGTTCGGCATGGTCCATCGAGCCGAGCCTTCGGGCGCGCTGCATGGCCTCATGCGCGCCCGTGCGTTCACGCAGGACGACGCCCATGTGCTTTGCATGCCGGATCAGGTCGAGGTCGAAGTCGCACGATTCTGCATATTGCTGAAGGCGATCTACGCGGACTTCGGGTTCGCTGAATTCGATGTGGCGTTGTCGACGCGGCCAGCGGTTCGGGCCGGCGACGATGCAGTGTGGGATCGTGCGGAGGCGATGCTCGCGTCCGCTGCACGAGCGGCCGGCCTGGATTTCGAGATCCAGAGCGGAGAAGGCGCGTTCTATGGCCCGAAGCTCGAATTTCATCTGCTCGACCGCCAGGGTCGGAAGTGGCAATGCGGAACGATCCAACTCGACTTCGTATTGCCCGAGCGGCTCGGTGCCGCGTATGTCGGAGAGGACGGCGCGAAGGTGACGCCAGTCATGTTGCATCACGCGGTGTTGGGGAGCCTCGAACGGTTCATCGGCATTCTTCTCGAGCACTATCAGGGATGGTTGCCGACGTGGCTCGCGCCGGACCAGGTCGTCGTTGCGAACATCGGACAGGAAGAGCGCGCATTTGCCGATGACACGGCGTTCGCCTTCGAAGACATCGGCTGCCGCGTGCTGCGGGATTTCCGTGCCGAGCGTCTGCCGCGCAAGATCTTCGATGCGAGGGAACTGGCTGCGCCGATCGTCGCGGTGGCTGGTCGGAGGGAGGCGCTGGCCGGCGAGGTGTCGTTGCGCATGCGGGACGGAGAGCAGCACGTGCTGACGATCAACGACGCGCTCGCGTACCTGAAGCAACATGCACGCGTCCCGTCCGCGACGCGGGTGTTCTGA
- a CDS encoding ABC transporter substrate-binding protein gives MKKSILLAASACVFAVCNSGAYAAGGEIAVIVKTVNSNYWQNVQKGAKAALDGVKGYTMTFQGPAAESDISGQVNMVDNAVTRHVAGIVLAPSDPDALVPAIKKAWEAHIPVVLIDSAISDAGKPYFQAFLSTDNEKAGALCAKALIDRVGQSGKIAIMSYVPGAGSEISRVGGFRKYIESHSKLQIVGPYYSQSQMATALNQTTDVLSSNPDLKGIFGANEPTAVGMGRALKQSGKAGKVVAIGFDGNEDLQGFVRDGTVQAIAVQGSWQMGNQGVRTALDVIERKPAPKVIDTGVVMVDKQNLDSQAAKNVLY, from the coding sequence ATGAAAAAATCCATCCTGCTGGCGGCATCGGCGTGCGTGTTCGCGGTGTGCAACAGCGGTGCGTATGCGGCGGGCGGCGAGATCGCCGTGATCGTCAAGACGGTCAATTCGAACTACTGGCAGAACGTGCAGAAGGGCGCGAAGGCGGCACTCGACGGCGTCAAGGGCTACACGATGACGTTCCAGGGCCCGGCGGCCGAGTCCGACATCAGCGGGCAGGTCAACATGGTCGACAACGCGGTCACGCGTCACGTGGCGGGCATCGTGCTCGCGCCGTCCGATCCCGATGCGCTCGTGCCCGCGATCAAGAAGGCGTGGGAAGCGCACATCCCGGTCGTGCTGATCGACTCGGCCATCTCGGATGCCGGCAAGCCATACTTCCAGGCGTTCCTGTCGACCGACAACGAGAAGGCCGGGGCGCTGTGCGCGAAGGCGCTGATCGACCGCGTCGGGCAGTCGGGCAAGATCGCGATCATGTCGTACGTACCGGGCGCGGGGTCCGAGATCAGCCGCGTCGGTGGATTCCGCAAGTACATCGAGAGCCATTCGAAGCTGCAGATCGTCGGCCCGTACTACTCGCAATCGCAAATGGCGACCGCGCTGAACCAGACGACCGACGTGCTGTCGTCCAACCCCGACCTGAAGGGCATCTTCGGCGCGAACGAGCCGACCGCGGTCGGCATGGGGCGGGCGCTGAAACAGTCGGGCAAAGCGGGCAAGGTGGTGGCGATCGGCTTCGACGGCAACGAGGACCTGCAGGGCTTCGTGCGCGACGGCACAGTGCAGGCGATCGCCGTGCAAGGTTCGTGGCAGATGGGGAATCAGGGCGTGCGCACGGCGCTCGACGTCATCGAGCGCAAGCCCGCGCCGAAGGTGATCGATACCGGCGTCGTGATGGTCGACAAGCAGAACCTCGATTCGCAGGCCGCGAAGAACGTTCTGTACTGA
- a CDS encoding amidohydrolase family protein, with translation MTARIDAHQHYWRIGARAGCWPPAELDAIHRDFGPADLAPLLDAARIDTTVLVQSLPSEADTRFLLDVAAATPTVGAVVGWVDMKADDAVARIAAFASAPKARGLRPMLQDLPDDAWIDDPRLDRAVAAMLEHALGFDALVMPRHLDALHAFARRHPRLPIVIDHGAKPDIERGELQPWLSSMSRLASLPNLHCKLSGLWTEAGPSAGPDTVRARTRPYIQALAELFGPTRLMWGSDWPVLRLASACGDYGEWLAACEEDCAQWLGAAALAGVFGGNARDFYRIDTARHDE, from the coding sequence ATGACAGCGCGCATCGACGCCCATCAGCACTACTGGCGAATCGGCGCGCGGGCCGGCTGCTGGCCACCGGCCGAACTCGATGCGATTCACCGGGATTTCGGCCCCGCCGATCTGGCGCCGCTGCTCGATGCGGCGCGCATCGATACCACCGTACTCGTGCAATCGCTGCCGAGCGAAGCTGACACGCGCTTTCTGCTCGATGTCGCGGCCGCAACGCCAACAGTCGGCGCCGTGGTCGGCTGGGTCGACATGAAGGCTGACGACGCAGTGGCACGGATCGCGGCATTCGCGTCCGCACCCAAGGCGCGCGGCTTGCGACCGATGCTGCAGGATCTGCCCGACGACGCATGGATCGACGATCCGCGGCTGGATCGCGCGGTCGCGGCGATGCTCGAGCATGCGTTGGGTTTTGACGCGCTGGTGATGCCGCGCCATCTCGATGCGTTGCATGCGTTCGCGCGACGCCATCCGCGCCTGCCGATCGTGATCGACCACGGTGCGAAGCCGGACATCGAACGGGGTGAACTTCAGCCGTGGCTGTCGTCGATGAGCAGACTCGCGAGCCTGCCGAACCTTCATTGCAAGTTGTCCGGTCTCTGGACGGAGGCCGGGCCTTCGGCCGGCCCGGACACGGTGCGAGCGCGCACGCGGCCGTACATACAAGCGCTGGCCGAGCTGTTCGGGCCGACCCGCTTGATGTGGGGCAGCGACTGGCCGGTCCTGCGGCTGGCATCGGCGTGCGGTGACTACGGCGAATGGCTGGCCGCGTGCGAGGAAGATTGCGCGCAGTGGCTCGGTGCGGCGGCGCTGGCCGGCGTGTTCGGCGGCAATGCGCGCGACTTCTACCGGATCGACACAGCACGCCACGACGAATGA
- a CDS encoding ABC transporter permease gives MLEMTSDRSQADERSARQRRRDLIQKFAALGSLVVLVFAFSISSAAFFSVDNLMTVGLQVTSIAYLGVAATCVIITGGIDLSVGSVLALAGVCAALLVKAGVPVPAAMAAGILVGALCGLVNGICVTQMGLPPFIATLGMMLVARGIALQITGARPVSDLGDAFGALGNGALLRISHIGADGFPDTTFPGIPYPVVIMVVLFVVVSVLLSRTSLGRHIYAVGSNAEAARLSGVNVQGVKLFTYVLSGALAGVTGCVLMSRLVTGQPNEGVMYELDAIASSVIGGTSLMGGVGTISGTAIGAFVIGVLRNGLNMNGVSSFIQQIIIGVVILGTVWIDQLRNRRP, from the coding sequence ATGCTTGAAATGACATCCGATCGAAGCCAGGCCGACGAGCGATCGGCGCGACAGCGGCGGCGCGACCTGATCCAGAAGTTCGCGGCGCTGGGTAGCCTCGTCGTGCTCGTGTTCGCGTTCTCGATATCGAGCGCGGCGTTCTTTTCGGTCGACAACCTGATGACCGTCGGCCTGCAGGTGACCTCCATTGCGTATCTGGGCGTGGCCGCCACCTGCGTCATCATCACGGGCGGCATCGATCTGTCGGTCGGCTCGGTGCTGGCGCTGGCCGGCGTGTGCGCCGCGCTGCTGGTCAAGGCCGGCGTGCCGGTGCCCGCCGCCATGGCGGCCGGCATCCTGGTCGGCGCGCTGTGCGGGCTCGTCAACGGCATCTGCGTGACGCAGATGGGCCTTCCGCCATTCATCGCGACGCTCGGCATGATGCTCGTCGCGCGCGGCATCGCGCTCCAGATCACGGGCGCACGCCCGGTATCGGATCTCGGCGACGCGTTCGGCGCGCTCGGCAACGGCGCGCTGCTGCGGATCTCGCACATCGGGGCTGACGGGTTCCCCGACACGACGTTTCCCGGCATTCCGTACCCGGTCGTGATCATGGTCGTGCTGTTCGTCGTGGTGTCCGTCCTGCTGTCGAGAACGTCGCTCGGCCGTCATATCTACGCGGTCGGGTCGAATGCGGAGGCGGCGCGGCTGTCGGGCGTGAACGTACAAGGCGTGAAGCTGTTCACCTATGTATTGTCCGGCGCGCTCGCGGGCGTCACCGGCTGCGTGCTGATGTCGCGGCTGGTCACCGGGCAGCCGAACGAAGGCGTGATGTACGAGCTCGACGCGATCGCCAGCTCGGTCATCGGCGGCACATCGCTGATGGGCGGCGTCGGCACGATTTCCGGCACGGCGATCGGCGCGTTCGTGATCGGCGTGCTGCGCAACGGCCTGAACATGAACGGCGTGTCGAGCTTCATCCAGCAGATCATCATCGGCGTCGTAATTCTGGGCACGGTCTGGATCGATCAGTTGCGCAATCGCCGGCCCTGA